A window of Pangasianodon hypophthalmus isolate fPanHyp1 chromosome 29, fPanHyp1.pri, whole genome shotgun sequence genomic DNA:
gtgtttcagcctgcagactctccactcacagggtgtgttttttgtttttcacaccattctgtataaactctagagactgtgtgtgaaaatcccaggagatcagaagtttctgaaattatcaaactctttttcttttctttttttttttttttttttatctcagtcTAAGTTGATGTGGAGAACATCAAGCACCTGATATTGTATGTGCAAAGATTAAAGAGACTAACAGCATGGGAATCTGTCTTTAACTCCACACTAGAAACAAATACAGAGCACGGTGACTTTgtagtaaaatgaaaatgccaagaaagaaaatcattaaATTAACAGCCTTGTACAAGTTGTATAAAACAAAGTGTCGATTAGGATTATTTACAGGATTATTTACGCCTGTGGTGTGTATTtgcattattcattttaaatatagttttatcAGATTAATTGCCATAATGGTGCTTTCTGTGGCTCTCCATTAAACCCATTATGTAAACACTTGTCCATAATATAATAAACTACTTAAATTTGCATCTCATTATATTTTGGGCCTTTGCAAGGAGCACCAATGCATTTCACTGTAGAGTACTGTTAACAAGCTAAGGTACAGTATTTGTACACTGCTCTAAAGTAATGGTTCTGGCAAGAATCAAAACAGCTTAATGGACAattgacattttcttttcttttcttttcttccattaAGGTAATTCCACCTTCTATTATGCCAGTTTGTTCATTTAGCCAGCAGCTGGCTCATGCACCTGCTGTAAGCTTGTTGACATTGCATTTAAAGCCTGCATACTGTTGACACAAGAATCCCCTTAATGTCCATCAACCTCATACAACACATTTACCATAAGGCAGTCAGCATATCCGGCAAATACAAGCACCATTAAACACCCAAATCTTCCTACTACACATCataaaatgaatgattaaaaaggaagccaaaacaaacccaattagaaataaaatactacAAGTTACAGAACTGCAATTGTCCTATCCTCTAAATCCTAAAGAAATATTAATGTCTGCTAACAATTAACAAGGCCAGGTCCATAGTCTGTGCAACTTAGCTACTGTACCATCATGGaataaactgaaatgtgttgCATTACCAAGCGTAATATTTTCCGAATACCTTGTACAAGCCCATTGTTGTTTATGACGCTAGTCTTGCTATTTCATGAATGTTTTCCTATTTGCAGTCATTAGACTTGTTTCCACAAACGTTCCGTAATCTTCTGAGGAACTAAAGGTGTTGTGTGAATATGGCTTCCGTCAATAATTCATAACCTGAACAGATGATTGTTTACTTGCAATTGTCAGGTAATGAAAAGACCATAAAATGTTCCAAAAGTATACTGAACAGCTGAACATTTCCCAGGACCTGGATCCACACTGCATCGTGAACAGGATGGTGAGAGAAGCCAAGTTACAAATTAAACTGTCTGGGGAAATTAACTTCACTATTTCCAAATGGCTCAGAAACAAATATTAAACCATAAACTTTTGAATGGTTCAAGCCCTTTTTCCACACACCAGCTAACGTGCATGCAACTCGGAACGAGACGGAATCTGTGCAGTGAAAAGCTTAGTGATCAACCAGCTCGAACACTGGAACTGAGGAAAAGGGTACAGCTGGACACCTAGTGGGAGTAACAACTGAAAATTCTtatgaatgtgtgcatgcaATTTCATTAGTATATGCTTcaagtaaaaatgaatacacacacaaagacagaaacATACACCCACcgaccactttaataggaacgcCTGTACTGTAcccctactcattcatgcattaattcaatcagccagtcatgtggcagcagcgcaatacataaaatcaagagcttcagttcacatccaacatcagaatggggaaacaTGTCATATGTTTACGCTGTGGTTTCTGATTGGTCTAATTTCACCTGATGTTCACTCTGACTGGTCCTCTCTATATAGCTGTCCCTGTACAGATGTTTTTAGAAAAAAGCACACAAATCAACATTTTCTGCAGTATTAAAGCTGCAGTagttgattttgtttatttgtaaacCTAAGTAACCTGCAATATATGTAgcacatgataaaaaaaataatggtttacGCCATGACCTCAGGACAAACGCATCGTGTGGTTGAGAAAAGCCACTTGAAAAAAAACTCACTTCCGGCCgagaatgcttgtttgtgtttggatgggcctCCCGTTCGTTTTACAGACACTCTACTCTACAGACACTCTACTCTACAGACACTCTACTCTACAGACACTCTACAGACACTCTACAGACACTCTACTCTACAGACACTCTACAGACACTCTACAGACACTCTACAGACACTCTACAGACACTCTACTCTACAGACACTCTACAGACACTCTACAGACACTCTACTCTACAGACACTCTACTCTACAGACACTCTACTCTACAGACACTCCACAGACACTCTACTCTACAGACACTCTACTCTACAGACACTCTACTCTACAGACACTCTACTCTACAGACACTCTACTCTACAGACACTCTACTCCACAGACACTCTACAGACACTCTACTCTACAGACACTCCACAGACACTCTACTCTACAGACACTCCACAGACACTCTACTCTACAGACACTCTACTCTACAGACACTCCACAGACACTCTACTCTACAGACACTCTACTCTACAGACACTCTACAGACACTCTACTCTACAGACACTCTACAGACACTCTACTCTACAGACACTCTACTCTACAGACACTCTACAGACACTCTACAGACACTCTACAGACACTCTACTCTACAGACACTCTACAGACACTCTACTCTACAGACACTCTACAGACACTCTACTCTACAGACACTCTACTCTACAGACACTCTACAGACACTCTACTCTACAGACACTCCACAGACACTCTACTCCACAGACACTCCACAGACACTCTACTCCACAGACACTCTACTCTACAGACACTCTACTCTACAGACACTCTACTCTACAGACACTCTACTCTACAGACACTCTACTCTACAGACCAGCGTAGATCCtggagctttgtgaacatgaGCGGGAGAAGGGGAGGGCtcaagaagttaaaaaaaataaataaaaaaattctaactCACCTACTTAATGATTAGAGAGCTAATATTGAGAAACAATAgactaatgcacctttaatggaaatatttttgatgCAATAAGAAAAAGAATGTAGCTATTCTGTGCCATGGGTTGAAGACATGAATGTTTTTGAGGCTTGGTCCACAGCCTTCCCAGTGTTTATAATGAATTTAACATTTGTGatgtataaattttttttttttaacctaaagGGAATGTAGTCTTCATGCAAGTCATTCAGCTAATTTAGCTCTTTCGTCTGTATAAGTGTCTTGCATGTGATTCGTTCTTCTCTCACAAACTAACCATCCGCTCAACACTGGTGCTTCCTGTGCAAGCAGGCACTAAATTCCCTAACCCTTTGTTGTTTCTAAGAGCCCTAATAGAAGTAATTTTTTATAATAGGTAAATATAACACCTGGCTATAAAATACAAGTGGCCATAAATTCAGAATATAGGCTACAGAGATAAGAACCGTGATATGCATAAAGAGTTGACCACCAGCAAAAACCTTGGGTTTAATTCCTTTAAAGGATACTAACAGAAAATCATGACTCCACTTCAGAATTATATGGATTTACCTtaagaaacattaaaatattaaatcctTCAACATTTTAATAACACTCACCTGACATGTTTGCCGTTAATGAGGGCAAGTAAGCAGAGGTTCACCATGTTCCACGAGGTGCTATTGTCATAGCGCATTAGGTTCAATGCCATGGCAACATGCGAGTGACAATTGTCACAGCAAAGGTTGTgctgaagaaagaagaaataaaatgtacattcagGTCACTTACTATTGCCAAGAgaagtttttgtgtgtgcagtcaAAGCAGTTTTCAAAACAGCTGAAGAAAATGTAGCTAGACAcccagtaaaacacacacaactgcactttACCATTCTGTGTTTGTACTCCTCTGAAGCATCATGAACTGCTGTGTCCCAAGCATTAGAGCCACTGGCGTATACTTTGCTGACATCCAGCATCCAGTACCTGAATGGAAACTCTCTATTACTGAATAGTCTACTGAATATCCTTTTTTACAGAATGTATTTAAGTGATGACTGTCCTTAAAGGATTTACTCTGAAAACTAAAAAGGTGCCCTcaggtttatttaaatttaattaactCACTTTGTTGGTCTTCCAAACGCCATGTTGTCTTCCTGCAACACAACAGTTAGTACAGTAGCATTATCATTATTCAGCCAGCTCTATGTTATTGCTTATATTTTTCATTACTTCATCAGTTCATTGCTTCTCTTTTTGGATTTTTCCTCAATTTTCTTCTGAATTTTGTCTTGGCCACCAGTCAGCTCTCTCCTCTCCCACGACAGCTACCAGCCCGGAAGGCTGAAGGCtgacacgtgcttcctctgagacacgtgaagccagccgacTGCATCTTTTcgagctgctgctcatgctgcatcaggggcagcgtaacacactcggaggaaagcgctatttaccctcttctgcatgcatgagctcacagacacccatgattggttagtatcactgtgattgacaggagacagagagtgagtatgcccctcccacccagagagcacggccaattttgctcccttggacTCTTGGCCACAGATGGGATTCAAACTCGCGATCACCGGACAATAGGtcgaacgcttttctgttgaaaataataatattagtactacaaaatattataaatactaCAAACCCACCGATACAAAGTAAGGCCCAGCAAAGTCACGGATCACGCCTGCTGATGTGCAGATCCCCATGTGCCCAATGAACGGAAAGAGCCATCTGAAACATCAACAAAAAGGCGGATTAGTCCCAAAGACTATACAAGACACAGACCTGCAATTTCCCTCAGGATCAATAATGtttctatctatccatctatctatctatctctccaATTTTGGTTAAATATCTGTCTTTGGTAGATGTTACAGAACCTGTCACATATCTATGTGTTAGAAGAAAACTAAAACCCAACCCACCACTTGTATTAGGGGCTCAATAGACCAGTCAACTAATATGTTGATTAGTGAGTCggtgggaaaaataaaacaacagtgAGGCAGATGATGAGGAAATGCCAGCAGATATTTAAGTAGTTTGTTAGTCTGAACATTTTTCAGATTAGATGAAGTCAACTCCAAAGTGAACTGCACAAGACTTTCAGACACTCCTGAGACACGCTACAGACTCTGCATCCTCCATCCAGTGCATTTTAAAAGCTGGTACATCCTGAAATAGTGTAGTACGATATAcggatttattattttgcaccaatttatttacttttgtcaTTAACAGTGTAGCTTAAAATAGCCTTGAAGCTGGAAATTTAACTTGTAGCCTGTCTATGGCTGTAAACTGAAGCGCTGTTTGACATAATCTTCTCTGCACAAATAAAAGTTCCTTAAAAAGTGGAACTGttgtgtaagtgctcttctgtgtgttgatgatgtgaCTACAGGAGCactgcagacattttgacagccagtatctgattacaaactgagtTAATTAGGCTTATACCTGTTTCACTATAGCACAGTGCTATCTATCAACTTCAGTTAACACTTCACTTTCGTAAAACGAGTAACGGACGCTTTAGAAGAGGCACTCGACCACATACTTGGTCTGTGCAGTAAAACCTCGACTACGCTCGCTACCTGGGAAAGCATTttcaggaggagaaagaaaataaaatgatgaagaAAAGCGAGATCCAGCAGGCAGATTAAAGGAGCCGTTATAACGACAGTTACAGGTTATAAAGCattactttatattcacatacacacaatatcaTCAACTTTCTCCaacttttctataaataatgacCAGTTGTATCAATGCCACTTCCTTAAATAGCCAGTGATGCACATTTTGCAAACATCCAGTTCGTAGAAAGCACAACCCACTAGAAACTCACTTCTCCTCTGGTCATTTCATTGCTGTCTGGATGcgagagttttatcactgacaagatgtgtaaaaaaatatattacagatgGCCTGTTGATAAACTAATTCCatccgaatagggctttagACAGACTCGCTGCTTTTGCCGCCGTGTCGGTGTGGCTCTTTACACAACAGGCAGACACAGACGCACAGTTAGACAGTAACATATGTGCATTTCACACTGATATTATAGATCAACAATAATCTAGTCTGCAGGAGTCCATTCTCCTCCCTGAAACAGAGCTTCTCTCCTCCGCAGCTGGCCTTGACGAGGATGAGGGATCTTTACGTGTGTTTCTAATACTAGTGAACTGTTTGGCTAAGCAGCAtatttaaactgaattaaatatatccttaacaaaaatgtataatcttcCTTTTTTATAGTGACAGTATTATAGTGCTATTATAGTGTTTTTATTCTTCAGAGATTGAGCTTAAAACATAGAAAGCATAGCACATAGCATTTTTAACCAAACCTTACACATTTAAttacacagtgtttattctgcACAGCTGCCTTCCTTCTCAATCACAGCTAGCTTCCGGCTTCCTGTTTCCtgcttcctgcttcctgtttcctgttacaGGTAACAGCTGACACTTACACACAGGAAAAGCCACATTTCACCAGTTTGGGATAAAGAGCACAGACCACTGGCTGAAGGTTCAGTGCTAGTAATTTCAGCTGTATTAGTTTCTCAGGTTGTAGTTTCAGGTAGCTAAAGGTAAAAGGTAGTATTTTTGAACAGGAAAAGGTTCAGCTGCTTCACATCCTGAAAGTGCAGTAAAACACTCTAGTACAGAACAACTCACGATAACACGGGGATTGGTGTCCACACGATACAGTACGGATAGCGACTGGCGGTTAGGTCGATCTTCTCAAACGCTATTTGATAATTCTTCACGGACTCTATTTCAGCAACATCCGCCATCACCgtcaagccccgccccctctcaGCCACTTCCTGCTGGCGTCTGGCGGATTGCTACGTCATCACCgtcaagccccgccccctctcaGCCACTTCCTACTGGCGTCTGGCGGATTGCTACGTCATCACCgtcaagccccgccccctctcaGCCACTTCCTGCTGGAGTCTGGCGGATTGATACTGAAGCGTCGTTACTTCTGATCCGGGCATGTCTCTTGAAGAATCGggtttaacataaaaataattgatatcatatgtttatttatttatcagactGAATATATACCATCTGCTAAtgaaaacagaatttttttgagagaaaaagatgaaagaaaCATACGTAGGAATAGGAACTACTTTTCTCTCTggcttcttcctcctctctctctctctctctctctcacacacacacacacacacacacgctgaaaaACCAGTGCAGTCTCATATATTCACagtcacacatacactcaccgtccactttattaggaacacctgtacacctacttattcatgcagttatccaatcagccaatcacgtagcagcagcacaatgtataaaatcatgcagatgcaggtcaagagcttcagttaatgttcacatcaaacatctgaatgaagaaaaagtgtgatctctgtgactttaatcgtggcatgattgttggtgtcagatgagctggtttgagtttttcagaaactgctgatctcctgggattttcacacacaacagtctagaGTTTTacagaagggggggggggtgtctgcaggctgaaacacctcactgatgagagatcagaggagaatgagcagactgggctgagctgacaggaagtctacagtaactcaaataatcactcattACAATgttggtgagcagaaaagcatctcagaacacacacatcaatcctggacagctgaaggctggaaaaagaccaggtgattttttttttctaatcttgaactgtccagtttcagtgagtctgtagattcctcagattcctgttcttggaatGTTCTTTGactggagtggaacctgatgtggccttttgttgttgtagctcatccatcCTCAAGctttttgtgcatgctgagatgcttttctgctcaccacagttgtaaagagtgattatatgagttactatagacttccttacagctcgaaccaatctggccatttggagtccatgcctcaacgggtcagaACTGTTTCGGCAGCACAAGGGAACCTACACGATATTAGGcagttggttttaatgttatggctgattggtgtaagTAGGTTTCTGCCTGATGCAAATATTTACATAGATATGAGGTGATTCCGTGCCTGAGCCTATAGTGTAGGTGTACTGTGTCCCCTGGAGTGATGCTTTGGGTGTAATGTGTTTCGGTGTGATTCATCCAGCTACTGATGCATTATCCAGGGTGATGGTGCTGAAAACGGCATTGTTAATATCAGAAAGGctctggcattttttttttttttttaaggcttattaaaacaaagaaagtggTGATAGTGGTG
This region includes:
- the tmem222b gene encoding transmembrane protein 222, which produces MADVAEIESVKNYQIAFEKIDLTASRYPYCIVWTPIPVLSWLFPFIGHMGICTSAGVIRDFAGPYFVSEDNMAFGRPTKYWMLDVSKVYASGSNAWDTAVHDASEEYKHRMHNLCCDNCHSHVAMALNLMRYDNSTSWNMVNLCLLALINGKHVSCVGFLKTWLPFLILCSIIVSLALYMNLR